One region of Eupeodes corollae chromosome 1, idEupCoro1.1, whole genome shotgun sequence genomic DNA includes:
- the LOC129941881 gene encoding aminoacylase-1-like produces the protein MSAWEENDEIKFFREYLRIPSVGPNIDYEPCVAFIIKQVESLGLPYQILRPGGVDQPIVVVTWLGTNPELPSIMLNSHMDVVAAFPENWSHPPFAADIDSEGRIFARGAQDMKSIGMQYLAAIRALKNAGVAALKRTIHVTFVPDEESGGKLGMDKFVQTNDFKKLNIGFTLDEGRASPDEAFIVNYSERSMWRLHLKISGPTGHGSLLHSNTAGEKLNYLLEKLMNLRQQQVDRLKNDKNLTTGEVLTINLTKVNGGVQTNIVPASIVAVFDIRIPHDMDHEELDKKIKTWCTEAGGDVEVFYELKEPRIEPTKLDESNIFWTAFKSAFDELGLKMKLLITPGGTDSRYLRQLGIPALGFGPMNLTPTLLHANDEFLKAETYLKGIDIYKTIIPKLANA, from the exons ATGAGTGCTTGGGAAGAAaatgatgaaattaaattttttcgagAGTATCTTCGAATACCTAGTGTTGGTCCTAATATAGATTATG AACCATGTGTTGCCTTTATCATCAAACAGGTCGAAAGCCTAGGACTACCTTACCAGATCCTTAGACCCGGAGGTGTGGATCAACCTATCGTAGTTGTAACATGGCTTGGAACCAATCCTGAATTACCATCCATAATGTTGAACTCTCATATGGATGTAGTGGCAGCGTTTCCAGAAAATTGGTCTCATCCGCCATTTGCAGCTGATATCGACTCAGAAGGTAGAATTTTCGCACGGGGAGCTCAAGACATGAAGTCCATTGGAATGCAATATTTAGCTGCTATTCGTGCTTTAAAGAATGCTGGTGTTGCGGCCTTGAAACGGACGATTCATGTTACCTTTGTTCCAG ATGAAGAATCAGGCGGTAAGCTTGGAATGGATAAGTTTGTCCAAACAAATGATTTTAAGAAACTGAACATTGGTTTTACCTTAGACGAAGGTAGAGCTTCACCAGATGAAGCTTTTATTGTAAACTATTCTGAGCGCAGTATGTGGC gtcttcatttgaaaatttctgGTCCAACTGGTCATGGTTCTTTGTTGCATTCAAATACTGCTGGAGAAAAACTCAATTATCTTCTTGAGAAATTAATGAACTTAAGACAGCAACAAGTTGATCGtttgaaaaatgacaaaaatctAACTACCGGAGAAGTTTTGACTATAAATTTGACTAAAGTTAATGGTGGAGTACAAACTAATATTGTGCCAGCATCAATAGTTGCCGTTTTCGATATTCGTATTCCACATGACATGGATCATGAGGAACTTGACAAAAAG ATTAAAACTTGGTGCACTGAAGCTGGTGGTGACGTAGAAGTCTTTTATGAACTTAAGGAACCTAGAATAGAACCAACAAAACTTGATGAAAGTAACATTTTTTGGACTGCCTTTAAAAGCGCCTTTGATGAGCT tgGTCTCAAGATGAAATTATTGATAACTCCTGGAGGCACTGATAGTCGTTATCTGAGACAG ctTGGAATACCCGCTCTAGGATTTGGCCCAATGAATCTTACACCAACTCTTCTTCATGCTAacgatgaatttttaaaagctgaaaCATATTTGAAGGGAATTGACATTTATAAGACAATCATTCCAAAATTAGCAAAcgcataa